The nucleotide window GAAACGTTCATTATATGTGCCCAATAAGACTTTGATGGGACCAGGTCCTTCAAATTGCTCACAAAGAGTTTTGTCCTCTTTGAGTAATCCAGTTTTGGGACATTTACATCCGGAATGCTTACAGGTGAgctaatagaaaatatttatcaattataatttttggtttCCATAAATTAGGTTTACgttagatttaaaaataaaaattgttcattTTGCTGCTAAATCTTGTAAATTTGCAAGGTACCTACAGTAAAGCAGCTTATAcagataataaatttaaatgcaaaataaattcattataaaaaaatataaatacaacacaatatttaaTACATAGTTCAATGTCTGAATAATATAATTTAGCTTAAGGTACTCGATATTGGTATCGATTGAGTCGAAAATCGAACGCCTTATTATATTGTTACTTTAAGGATTTCGAATTTAATTCAAAAGTTTGTCAAAACAAATCGTAAAGAAAAACGAtcgatttcaaaaatagtttttgaagcACAGCACACTATAACTTTTGAATCCTACGAACATTTTTTCAATGTCAGTAAATCGAATATTTCCTCTATTATATTGCAAAATAATATCCTGCTCCAACTTACCACCTGACGagtattttaaaaacgaaaatgtcattgtatgaaaaatatgcaaaagttacaaattattttaaataatacttttaaaagaaatgcttccaaattcaaatttttgctaaaaatccaATGGCTTTTTCTTATCCAATTAAATAAATCCCAGATGGCAAATAGcaactaattttaaataatttaggcaaaaaatgtgaataaaattataacacctgataaatttgtatcatgataaacttcaaaatgattgtcaagataaaaaattatcagacaactttgtcttgacaataaACGTTtgttgttatgataaatatttgtcaagtatagacagggggttaacaatctaattatttttcaattcgtttcgttttcgaaattcaaaaatccaatgttaaaaaaaaactaaatttcctccCAATGATTCCATTAAATTATTCATtacgaattatttttattcttaaatagatttataataaattactaAGACAATAACGAATTATTATGCTCAATTCcttaatactttaaattttgttttatttcatttctgtaataattcattcattatagaataaattcgttttttaaacctaaaattttttcaaatccattacaaattagctttataaaatttattgaattctaacatattttttcaatacaaatctATAACAAACATAGGAAATGTAGTaagtacattttattaaattcgatATCGAACTATTTTTTCAATACGATAGCTGATTCGATGACgactatcaatctgagggttgcagGTTCCATTCCCGCCACAGACTCTGTATCTACAGTTTGTGTAGGTTAAAAACAATGTGGTAATTAGGCCTCCAGAtcttcaaattaattaattaaatttaagcttaattcatTAAGATCctaatttagatttaaaaatgtCAGCAATTGAAACCAACATTGCcatcaaaacaaatttgtttgcttCAATGCAAACTATGGAATGAATAGAATTCATTCCATAGAATtccaaatttaatgaaaatactttttcttcattcaattagtttttaatcatttacaaaatgatttgAAAAGGCTATCGACATTTAGCAATTTTATGTGTGTGTTTTACGCCTAccacagtttcgtactagattaaatataaaatgtaacCTGCTTAATTAATTTAGTACGAAACTGTCATAGGCGTAAAACTTATACGCCAACCTCGATATCTTAATTTTAGAGCACGCACTTTAAATTGTGGACTATTCAGGCGTTTTGAGGAAACAGTTTTTTGGGTGCTTTTTAACTCTTATCCTTTACTTTGTAAAGGCAAATGACACTCACATGGGCTTTCTAATCGGGAAAAATTTCGCGAGAATTCCCAATTGATACTTTAAAGTACAAATAGGTTCTATTAcggttaattaaatatttttcatatctaTAATTTgctttatatgaaataatatcACAAGCTCTtccgaaatttttaaattatttttgaaataaatattggttagatctttttggaaaaatacttTCTGAGTCCGATTATTTTACAATGCAACGTATTCTGTGGTTTAAATCATTTCAAATCGCattatcttttaattttgttacacTTTTATGCATGATTGTTATTAGAAAACTTTCTTATCTCGGAATGACTAGTGGTTTTGCATACCACATACATACTAATGAACATTCAGTTTTTCAAATAGAATTCTTTAAACAAAACATCTACTCTGGCTCTGTTAACTACGTTTATAGATAATAGAGAATATATCTGccgaaataaaatacaaattacaattaaatGTCACACATATGTATTTTGTGAATTATTTACCCAATGTGATACTTTCCTGCAAAAGTTCTATAGTGCCACATTTCACGAAGTTGGAAaaatatacaggcctgtcacagaattccattccgatcgataTTTCGTtcttcagaaaaaataaaacgaaaatttctttcggaatgaaaccactttcagttttcaaagtggaattgatatttcttttaattattagtttttttaaaaatttgtaattaataaaaaatactgtcaaattaaaatcagaaatacagaattattaatgtgctgtttttctatagcgaacgagtgctttgagtggaaattttacgtgtattttgtttcaataaaaaaacacatgttcaatttccactcaaagtacataCTCGTTcgttatagaaaaacagcacatacatttttttggaattaataaattacacggaatctgaagaacctaaaatgAAATCGATCGGTTTTGTTACTACGGAATTGAAAGTTATTCTTTGTGACTTACCCTCTGTCtaaacttgacaaatatttatcataacaattaatgacgtttgttgtcaagacaaagttgtctgagcaaaagcactagaCGGGGggttacaaacatgattgatacatcaatcaGATATACCTTGTTATAACATTGctattagagtatccaaaaccgaaaaccggtcaaccggttttttcatctttgtaaactccaccggtttcagttttttttaacttttcggtttttggacaaaccggtttttgtatgacggttaaccggttttaatgaaatatattttctaagcctcattcaaacatatttatgaaaaactttgataccatttttaaaaatattgatttattttatagaaaattgtagcatttgacaacatttcgtaaaagatatgtATAACgcaattgcataaagaattcaaaaatgataaattttcattaaataaaaatttaatataaaccggttaaccgatttttttgaagacaaaaaccgaaaccgcttaaccggtttttttaaagacaataatcgaaaccggttttttcaaaaacacattttttcggttaaaccgggaaccggttttttatatttgactGTTTTTTGGGCTCTCTAgtggctatttaaaatcgagaaaaccgcgataatatgaactaattaaaaccaggccagttcacttttgcaagattgttctTATTTGCGAATGGCATATAATTGGCAAATCGGTTAAGAAAAGGAACATATCCCCAAATTCTCAGTGTGAGTGAAAATACTAAACACTGATAATGTTAGACATTGAGATGAATTTAAGCCTCGATTTCTTACTTtagattaaacacttatttgtCGGTTTATTCTAGAAATTAAAGTACAACTTTTACTTACTTTTAAATCTAGATGaaggatttttaatttaattaaaactcatGTTGAACTTTTATTcctacatatttacatacatacatatgtatgtatgtacgaatGTAGAACCAAAACTGTGCATCCATCATTTCGAATTAATAGTCCAATTCAATATCAAAGTCCagtacaatattttctttttttttatataaataaatatgtattcaattaattgatttatttttgttttgttttatgtcTGCGGTCGTTAACAGATAATGGATGAAATAAAAGAGGGCATCAAGTATATTTTCCAGACATTAAATGATGCCACAATGTGCATTAGCGGTTCCGGTCATGCCGGCATGGAGGCCGCTCTATGCAACTTAATCGAGGATGGTGATATTGTTCTACTGGCTAGTACTGGTATTTGGGGTCATCGTGCCGCCGAAATGGCAAAACGTTATGGTGGTGATGTACGTTATGTTGAGGGACGCTTTGGTCGTTCGTTGAGTATCGATGAGATAGAGTTTGCCATGGAAGGTCATAAACCACAGATATTATTTGTAGCTCAAGGTGATTCATCGACCGGCATTTTGCAATCGAACTTGAAAGAGATTGGAGAATTGTGTCGTAAACACAATTGTCTGTTTGTTGTTGATACGGTGGCTTCATTGGGTGGcactgaattttgtatggatgaGTGGCTGATTGATGTGGCCTATACGGGCTCGCAAAAGGTACTCGGTGCCCCGCCTGGCATTACGCCCATTTCATTTAGCAAACGTGCCATTAAACATGTGGTGGAACGCAAGACTAAAGTAAAGGTCTACTATTTCGATGTGCTCCTAATTGGCCAATATTGGAGTTGTTTTGGTTCGCCGCGCATCTATCATCATACAATTTCCTCTACTCTCTTATACGGCCTAAGGGAAGCGTTAGCTCAATTTTGTGCTCAAGGTCTGAGGGAAGTCATACATCGCCATCAACAATGTTCGTATCGTTTGCAGCAGGGCATTAAGGAGCTAGGTTTGGAAATGTTTGTGCCAAATTCCCGAGATAGATTACCGACTGTTAATACAGTTAAAGTGCCAGTGGGTATTGACTGGCGTAAAGTTGCCGACTATACCATGAGAAAGtaagttacaatttttaaaaactataaatttgtttgttctcAATATGTTTTCTTTATGTATTATTCAGATATAATCTCGAGATAAGTGGTGGTCTTGGTCCAACAGTTGAGCACGTATTCCGTATTGGTCTTATGGGTGAAAATGCTACAGTTGAACGTGTCGATTTGGTGTTGAATGTATTGCATGAAGCCATTCAAAGTACGaagttaaataatattaatgaaaaatctaaaatttaattaattatgcatgtaattgtaagaaataaaaGATCATAAGAATTAagagaaattgttcatatatcaATAAAGACCATTATGTTTATTAATCTTGACATCGAGACCAGTAAAAGGCTCATCCATTCATcatattttaaatgcaaatgatatcctaataaattttcaccttgatttttatacccaccatcaaaaaagatgggcggtatattgattttgtcattccctttgtaacatatcgaaatactGGTCGCACAACCAAAAAGTTAAATATCCTAGGttcatctgtctgttgaaaacacgataggaccCATACGAAAAGAGTTAGCTATTACATCATATAATCTTGATATTCTCAGATACCACTCGCGATAGCatttattacaaaatgaaaatcaGTTGCAACTTAAATACTAATTTAAAGCACGATCAATATTTCCAtgatttccatttgaaataatagttattggttttaaatatttacaaaaaatcgaaaaagatttgttcatttgtattttattatatttaataaagaaaacttgaaaACTCTGAAactattatgaaaataaattccacaaaataacaaaagcaACCTTTGCTTTTTATgtcaaaaaaaatgtcaataattttcaaataaaaataaataaacaaactgaGAAGACGTTTTTCAAACcaaataattattaaagaaaataatataattcaaataaaggctgagaattgttcaaaaattaataataatctgAGAGGACGTATTgaatacattcaaataaaaataaagaagaatataattcaaataaagggtaagaattattaaaaaatacgaataaaattaatttaacaaataatttcagCTATTAAACAAGAACCAAAAGCAAGTCAAATAACATAAATCAAATGCaacaaattcaaatgaaatcCAACACGATGAAAGAAGCCAGCCACCAAGATAAAAATAATTCCAACTTTGCAGAAGCCAGCGATTCTGAAATATTGTTAGATTCAAATCAACATGATTCGAACAATTCAAactgtgaaaataaaaaagcagAAGTAAGTTCATCTATAACAAAATATTCAGATCCTAATCGTAAACTGAATGCGAATTATGTTTTGCTGTTCACAATAATCATGGGTCGCATTTTCTGTATCTGTTTGCATTATTTGGATTTACTTTTAGGTTGGTTTCTTCCCAAAATATTAGAGAAACGCAATAACCTTATGGGGAATCTCAATATATGGACGTTTCTGTATGTTGATGTTAATCAAATCATTGAAGTGCGATCAAAAGTGTTTATGTTGCCTTTTCTAATAGCATGCAACATACTCTAtggttttatttacattttgcgGCTTTCGATACAATTAGTATTGACTTCAGTAGCCGATGAAACTTTCAAAATCATAAtgataatataataatttatataatttttttcatcatcggatttgtttaaaaatgtttattaaatttactgTTTTGAATTTGTAATATTTGCTTATGTATTGTAAAACGAAtggatttttcattaattttatttcgaaaGAGTTATTTAAccgaaataaaattaatgaaaataacttatataacaatttttcaatattcgaGATTTCGATATTGAAGAATATGTTTTGTTTCAGTGTAAAATATATTCGTTTTACCAAACATAGCGaataaactattttaattttgtttttattaaattgttgttatattttattttatacttttttttactaaacatttaaataatagttatttagctattatttaaacgttttttttttttgttaaatatttctttttaataaatttgtactttttataaaaccttaaatataatgttattattattttattggtaTATGTGGTATGTGTAAGTATATAAAAACCTAAAAACGTTTAAGaaaattctaattgaatttcagaaatttccaattatattacAGAATTATCagatttgtttatatgttttacataaattttaatgttctcgttgatttttatacccaccatcaaagaagatgggggtatattgattttttcattccctttgtaacatataaaaatatttgacgcACGATaggtctgttgaaaacacgatagggcccaaacgaaaagaGTCAGCAGTAACATAATATAATCTTGTTATCCTCAGATACCGCTCGCGATAGCATTTActacaaaattaaaatcatgGTTAAATGCTTATTTAAACCACGATCAATATTTCCAtgatttccatttgaaataatagttattgattataaatatttacaaaaaatcgtaaaagatttgttcaatttattatatttaatcaaaaaataaaaaaaacttgaaaactctgaaaatattatgaaaataaattatacaaaataccAAAGCAACCTTtgttttgtatgtcaaaacaaatgtcaatcattttcaaataaaaataaataaacaaactgaGAAGACGTTTTTCAAACcaaataattattaaagaaaataatataattcaaataaaggctgagaattgttcaaaaattaataataaactgaGAGGACGTATTgaatacattcaaataaaaataaagaagaatataattcaaataaagggtaagaattattaaaaaatacgaataaaattaatttaacaaataatttcagttattaaacaagaaacaaaaagcaagtcaaattaaatcaaatgcaacaaattcaaatgaaatcCAACACGATGAAAGAAGCCAGCCAACAAGATAAAAATAATTCCAACTTTGCAGAAGCCAGCGATTCTGAAACATTGTTAGATTCAAATCAACATGATGCAAACAATTCCAactgtgaaaataaaaaagcagAAGTAAGTTCATCTATATCAAAATATTCAGATCCTAATCGTAAACTGAATGCGAATTATGTTATGCTGTTGACAATAATCATGGGTCgtattttttgtatatgtcTACATTATTTGGATTTACTTTTAGGTTGGTTTCTTCCCAAAATATTAGAGAAACGCAATAACCTTATGGGGAATCTCAATATATGGACGTTTCTGTATGTTGATGTTAATCAAATCATTGAAGTGCGATCAAAAGTGTTTATGTTGCCTTTTCTAATAGCATGCAACATACTCTAtggttttatttacattttgcgGCTTTCGATACAATTAGTATTGACTTCACTAGCCGATGAAACTTTCAAAATCATAAtgataatataataatttatataattttttcatcttcggatttgtttaaaaatgtctaTTAAATTTcctgtttttaatttgttatatttgcTTATGTATTGTAAAACGAAtggatttttcattaattttatttcgaaagagttgtttaaccgaaataaaattaatgaaaataactgatataacaatttttcaatattcgaGATTTCGATATTGAAGAATATGTTTAGTTTCAGTGTAAAATATATTCGTTTTACCAAACATAGCGaataaactattttaattttgtttttattaaattgttgttatattttattttattctttttttactaaacatttaaataatagttatttagctattatttaaacgtttttttttttttgttaaatatttctttttaataaatttgtactttttacaaaacctTAAATataatgttattattattttattggtaTATGTGGTATGTGTAAGTATATAAAAACCTAAAAAcgtttcagaaaattccaattgaatttcagaaatttccaattatattacagaattatcaaatttgtttatatgttttacataaattttaatgttctcgttgatttttatacccaccatcaaagaagatgggggtatattgattttttcattccctttgtaacatataaaaatatctGACGCACGATaggtctgttgaaaacacgatagggcccaaacgaaaagaGTCAGCAGTAACATAATATAATATTGTTATCCTCAGATACCGCTCGCGATAGCATTTACTACAAAATGAAAATCATGGTTAAATGCTTATTTAAACCACGATCAATATTTCCAtgatttccatttgaaataatagttattggttataaatatttacaaaaaatcgaaaaagatttgttcaatttattatatttaatcaaaaaataaaaaaacttgaaactctgaaaatattatgaaaataaattatacaaaataccAAAAGCAACCTTTGCTTTTTATGTCAAAACAAAtgtcaataattttcaaataaaaataaataaacaaactgaGAAGACGTTTTTCAAACcaaataattattaaagaaaattatataattcaaataaaggctgagaattgttcaaaaattaataataatctgAGAGGACGTATTgaatacattcaaataaaaataaagaagaatataattcaaataaagggtaagaattattaaaatagacgaataaaattaattaaacaaataatttcagCTATTAAACAAGAAACAAAAAGCAAGTCAAATTAAATCAAATGCAACAAATTCAAATGAACACCAACACGATGAAAGAAGCCAGCCAACAAGATAAAAATAATTCCAACTTTGCAGAAGCCAGCGATTCTGAAATATTGTTAGATTCAAATCAACTTGATTCGAACAATTCAAactgtgaaaataaaaaagcagAAGTAAGTTCATCTATAACAAAATATTCAGATCCTAATCGTAAACTGAATGCGAATTATGTTTTGCTGTTCACAATAATCATGGGTCGCATTTTCTGTATCTGTCTACATTATTTGGATTTACTTTTAGGTTGGTTTCTTCCCAAAATATTAGAGAAACGCAATAACCTTATGGGGAATCTCAATATATGGACGTTTCTGTATGTTGATGTTAATCAAATCATTGAAGTGCGATCAAAACTGTTTATGTTGCCGTTTCTAATAGCATGCAACATACTATAtggttttatttacattttgcgGCTTTCGATACAATTAGTATTGACTTCTGTAGCCGATGAAACTTTCAAAATCATAAtgataatataataatttataaaattttgttcatcttcggatatgtttaaaaatgtttattaaatttactgtttttaatttgttatatttgcTTATGTATTGTAAAACGAatgtatttttcattaattcgATTTCGAAAGAGTTATTTAAccgaaataaaattaatgaaaataacttatataacaatttttcaatattcgaGATTTCGATATTGAAGAATAGTTTTGTTTCAGTGTAAAATATATTCGTTTTACCAAACTTAGCGAAtagattattattttaattttgtttttattaaattgttgttaaattttattttatacttttttttactaaacatttaaataatagttatttagctattatttaaaagtttttttgttaaatatttctttttaataaatttatactttttataaaaccttaaatataatgttattattattttattggtaTATGTGGTATGTGTAAgtatataaaaacccaaaaacatttcagaaaattcccattgaatttcaaaaatttccaattatattacAGAATTATCagatttgtttatatgttttacataaattttaatgttctcgttgatttttatacccaccatcaaaaaagatggggggtatattgattttttcattccctttgtaacatataaaaatatttgacgcacaaccaaaaagtatatatcgatggcttaatataaaaaggccccaactcgtgttttttttgtaagtccagattttcgtttatttcgataaatggtccgatTATATATCATAATTAACCAAcaaaatctcgacttaaaaaaacacgagttagggcctttttatattaagccatcgatatgtatatctgtctgttgaaaacatgatAGGGCTCAAACGAAAAGAATCAGCAGTAACATCATATATTCTTGTTATACTCAGATACCGCTCGCATTTACTACAAAATGAAAATCATGGTTAAATGCTTATTTAAACCACGATCAATATTTCAAcgatttccatttgaaataatagttattggttataaatatttacaaaaaatcgaaaaagatttgttcaatttattatatttaatcaaaaaataaaaaaacttgaagactctgaaaatattatgaaaataaattacacaAAATACCAAAAGCAACCTTTGCTTTTTATGTCAAAACAAGtgtcaataattttcaaataaaaataaataaacaaactgaGAAGACGTTTTTCAAACcaaataattattaaagaaaataatataattcaaataaaggctgagaattgttcaaaaattaataataatctgAGAGGACGTATTgaatacattcaaataaaaataaagaagaatataattcaaataaagggtaagaattattaaaatagacgaataaaattaattaaacaaatagttTCAGGTAATAAACAAGAACCAAAAGCAAGTCAAATAACATAAATCAAATGCAACCAATCCAAATGAACTCCA belongs to Calliphora vicina chromosome 4, idCalVici1.1, whole genome shotgun sequence and includes:
- the Agxt gene encoding alanine--glyoxylate aminotransferase; the protein is MEVPPPLVLKRSLYVPNKTLMGPGPSNCSQRVLSSLSNPVLGHLHPECLQIMDEIKEGIKYIFQTLNDATMCISGSGHAGMEAALCNLIEDGDIVLLASTGIWGHRAAEMAKRYGGDVRYVEGRFGRSLSIDEIEFAMEGHKPQILFVAQGDSSTGILQSNLKEIGELCRKHNCLFVVDTVASLGGTEFCMDEWLIDVAYTGSQKVLGAPPGITPISFSKRAIKHVVERKTKVKVYYFDVLLIGQYWSCFGSPRIYHHTISSTLLYGLREALAQFCAQGLREVIHRHQQCSYRLQQGIKELGLEMFVPNSRDRLPTVNTVKVPVGIDWRKVADYTMRKYNLEISGGLGPTVEHVFRIGLMGENATVERVDLVLNVLHEAIQSTKLNNINEKSKI